One genomic window of Cannabis sativa cultivar Pink pepper isolate KNU-18-1 chromosome 2, ASM2916894v1, whole genome shotgun sequence includes the following:
- the LOC115719326 gene encoding ran-binding protein 1 homolog b → MASKEPEHEPRADEEETTAAEDEDTGAQVAPIVKLEEVTVTTGEEHEEAILDLKSKLYRFDKDGNQWKERGAGTVKFLKHKESGKVRLVMRQSKTLKICANHLVLPTMTVTEHAGNDKSCVWHATDFAEGELKDELFCIRFASVENCKLFMETFQEVAESQQQKEDNEDASAAAGLLEKLSVEEKKTEEKTEEKEEKKTEEKEEKKTEEKAEEKEEESEKKEPASST, encoded by the exons CACCGGTGCTCAGGTTGCTCCGATCGTCAAACTTGAGGAGGTCACCGTCACTACTGGTGAAGAGCACGAGGAGGCCATCCTCGATCT TAAGTCGAAGCTTTACCGATTTGACAAAGATGGAAATCAGTGGAAAGAGCGAGGCGCTGGTACCGTCAAGTTTTTGAAGCACAAGGAGAGTGGCAAGGTTCGTCTTGTTATGAGGCAATCCAAAACCCTCAAGATCTGCGCCAATCATCTTG TTTTGCCAACCATGACTGTGACAGAACACGCTGGTAATGACAAATCTTGTGTGTGGCACGCTACGGATTTCGCTGAGGGTGAATTGAAGGACGAGCTTTTTTGCATTAGATTTGCATCAGTTGAAA ATTGCAAACTCTTCATGGAGACTTTCCAAGAAGTTGCTGAGTCGCAACAGCAGAAGGAAGACAATGAAGATGCATCTGCAGCTGCTGGGCTTCTTGAGAAGCTGAGCGTTGAAGAAAAAAAGACTGAGGAGAAAACTGaggaaaaggaagaaaaaaagactgaggaaaaggaagaaaaaaagacGGAGGAAAAAGCTGAGGAAAAGGAAGAAGAGTCGGAGAAGAAGGAGCCTGCTTCCTCTACTTAA